A section of the Chlorocebus sabaeus isolate Y175 chromosome 17, mChlSab1.0.hap1, whole genome shotgun sequence genome encodes:
- the CUL7 gene encoding cullin-7 isoform X4, protein MVGELRYREFRVPLGPGLHAYPDELIRQRVGHDGHPEYQIRWLILRRGEEGDGGSGQVDCKAEHILLWMSKDEIYANCHKMLGEDGQVIGPSQESAGEVGALDKSVLEEMETDVKSLIQRALRQLEECVGTIPPAPLLHTVHVLSAYASIEPLTGVFKDPRVLDLLMHMLSSPDYQIRWSAGRMIQALSSHDAGTRTQILLSLSQQEAIEKHLDFDSRCALLALFAQATLSEHPMSFEGIQLPQVPGRVLFSLVKRYLHVTSLLDQLNNSAAEPGAQNTSAPEELSGKRGQLELEFSMAMGTLISELVQAMRWDQATDRPRSSARSPSSIFQPQLADVSPGFPTAQAQPSFRRSRRFRPRSEFASGNTYALYVRDTLQPGMRVRMLDDYEEISAGDEGEFRQSNNGVPPVQVLWELTGRTYWVHWHMLEILGFEEDTEDMVEADEYQGAVASRVLGRALPAWRWRPMTELYAVPYVLPEDEDTEECEHLTLAEWWELLFFIKKLDGPDHQEVLQILQENLDGEILDDEILAELAVPIELAQDLLLTLPQRLNDSALRDLINCRVYKKYGPEALAGHRAYPSLLGAQQDVLLQAQAQVKDSEDATKVEAKEPPSQSPNTPLQHLVEDYGPAGKILLDLEQALSSEGTQENKVKPLLLQLQRQPQPFLALMQSLDAPETNRALHLTVLRILKQLVDFPEALLLPWHEAVDACMACLRSPNTDREVLQELIFFLHRLTSVSRDYAVVLNQLGARDAISKALEKHLGKLELAQELRDMVFKCEKHAHLYRKLITNILGGCIQMVLGQIEDHRRTQRSINIPFFDVFLRYLCQGSSVEVKEDKCWEKVEVSSNPHRASKLTDHNPKTYWESNGSAGSHYITLHMHQGVLIRQLTLLVASEDSSYMPARVVVCGGDSTSSLHTELNSVNVMPSASRVILLENLTRFWPIIQIRIKRCQQGGIDTRIRGLEILGPKPTFWPVFREQLCRHTRLFYMVRAQAWSQDMAEDRRSLLHLSSRLNGALRQEQNFADRFLPDDEAAQALGKTCWEALVSPVVQNITSPDEDGVSPLGWLLEQYLECQEAVFNPQSRGPAFFSRVRRLTHLLVHVEPCEAPPPVAATPRPKGRNRSHDWSSLATRGLSSSIMRNLTRCWQAVVEKQVNNFLTSSWRDDDFVPRYCEQFNILQNSSSELFGPRAAFLLALQNGCAGALLKLPFLKAAHVSEQFARHIDQQIQGSRIGGAQEMERLAQLQQCLQAVLIFSGLEIATTFEHYYQHYMADRLLGVVSSWLEGAVLEQIGPCFPNRLPQQMLQSLSTSKELQRQFHVYQLQRLDQELLKLEDTEKKIQVGHRASDKEYKSEKEEGAGAAAAVDVTEGEEEEEENEDLYYEGAMPEVSVLVLSRHCWPVASICHTLNPRTCLPSYLRGTLNRYSNFYNKSQSHPALKQGSQRRLQWTWLGWAELQFGNQTLHVSTVQMWLLLYLNDLKAVSVESLLALSGLSADMLNEAIGPLTSSRGPLDLHEQKDIPGGVLKIRDDSKEPRSRWDIVRLIPPQTYLQAEGEEGRNLEKRRNLLNCLIVRILKAHGDEGLHIDQLVCLVLEAWQKGPCPPRGLVSSLGRGSACSSTDVLSCILHLLGKGTLRRHDDRPQVLSYAVPVTVMEPHTESLNPGSSGPNPPLTFHTLQIRSRGVPYASCTATQSFSTFR, encoded by the exons ATGGTGGGGGAACTCCGCTACAGGGAATTCAGGGTGCCCCTGGGGCCTGGCTTACATGCCTATCCTGATGAGCTGATCCGCCAGCGAGTGGGCCATGATGGGCATCCTGAGTACCAGATCCGTTGGCTCATCCTGCGGCGTGGCGAGGAGGGTGACGGGGGCTCTGGCCAAGTGGACTGCAAGGCTGAGCACATCCTGCTGTGGATGTCCAAGGATGAGATCTATGCCAACTGCCACAAGATGCTGGGCGAGGATGGCCAGGTCATCGGGCCCTCCCAGGAGTCTGCAGGGGAGGTTGGGGCCCTGGACAAATCTGTGCTGGAGGAGATGGAAACCGATGTGAAGTCCCTCATTCAGAGAGCCCTTCGGCAGCTGGAGGAGTGTGTGGGCACCATCCCTCCTGCTCCTCTACTTCACACTGTCCACGTGCTCAGCGCCTATGCCAGCATCGAGCCCCTCACTGGGGTATTCAAGGACCCAAGAGTCCTGGACTTGCTCATGCACATGTTGAGTAGTCCCGATTATCAGATTCGCTGGAGCGCAGGCCGGATGATACAAGCCCTGTCCTCCCATGATGCTG GGACCCGGACTCAAATCCTTCTGTCACTGAGCCAACAGGAAGCCATTGAGAAACACCTGGATTTTGACAGCCGCTGTGCTCTGCTAGCACTGTTTGCACAGGCCACGCTCTCTGAACATCCCATGTCTTTCGAGGGCATTCAGCTACCACAG GTCCCAGGAAGGGTGCTCTTCTCCCTGGTGAAGCGGTATTTGCATGTCACCTCGCTCCTGGATCAGCTGAACAACAGTGCTGCGGAGCCAGGAGCCCAGAACACTTCTGCTCCTGAGGAGTTGAGTGGGAAGAGGGGTCAACTGGAGCTGGAGTTCAGTATGGCCATGGGCACCCTGATCTCGGAGCTGGTGCAAGCCATGCGCTGGGACCAGGCCACAGACAGACCAAGGAGCTCAGCACGGTCCCCCAGTTccatcttccagcctcagctggCAGATGTGAGCCCAGGGTTCCCCACTGCCCAGGCTCAGCCCTCCTTCAGGAGGTCAAGACGTTTTCGCCCTCGTTCTGAGTTCGCAAGTGGCAATACCTATGCCTTGTATGTGCGGGACACGCTGCAGCCGGGGATGCGAGTGCGGATGCTGGATGATTATGAGGAGATCAGTGCCGGGGATGAGGGCGAGTTTCGGCAGAGCAACAACGGCGTGCCTCCTGTGCAG GTATTGTGGGAGTTAACAGGCCGCACCTATTGGGTGCACTGGCACATGCTGGAGATCTTGGGCTTTGAGGAAGACACTGAGGACATGGTTGAGGCTGATGAGTACCAAGGGGCGGTGGCCAGTAGAGTCCTGGGTAGAG ccctgcctgcctgGCGCTGGAGGCCCATGACGGAACTCTATGCTGTGCCTTATGTGCTGCCTGaggatgaggacactgaggagTGTGAACACCTGACCCTAGCTGAGTGGTGGGAACTCCTCTTCTTCATCAAAAAGCTGGATGGACCTGACCATCAGGAGGTTCTCCAGATCCTCCAGGAGAACCTAGATGGGGAG ATTCTGGATGATGAGATCCTAGCTGAACTGGCCGTGCCCATAGAATTGGCCCAGGACTTGCTGCTGACTCTGCCACAGCGACTCAATGACAGTGCCCTCAGGGACCTGATCAACTGCCGTGTCTACAAGAAGTATGGGCCTGAAGCCCTAGCAGGGCACCGAGCCTACCCATCCCTTCTAGGAGCCCAACAAGATGTCCTCCTGCAAGCTCAGGCCCAGGTTAAGGACTCAGAAGATGCAACCAAAGTGGAAG CAAAAGAACCCCCATCTCAGAGTCCCAACACTCCGCTGCAGCATCTCGTGGAGGATTATGGTCCAGCTGGGAAAATCCTCCTGGATCTAGAGCAAGCCCTCAGCTCAGAGGGGACGCAGGAGAACAAGGTCAAGCCACTCCTGCTGCAGCTGCAGCGGCAGCCCCAGCCCTTCCTGGCACTGATGCAGAGCCTGGACGCTCCAGAGACTAACAGGGCCCTGCACCTGACTGTGCTGAG AATCCTGAAGCAGCTGGTAGACTTCCCTGAGGCACTGCTGCTCCCCTGGCACGAGGCCGTGGATGCCTGCATGGCCTGCCTGCGGTCCCCAAACACTGATCGAGAG GTGCTCCAGGAACTGATTTTCTTCCTGCACCGCCTGACCTCAGTGAGCAGGGACTATGCCGTGGTGCTGAATCAGCTGGGAGCAAGAGACGCCATCTCCAAGGCCCTGGAAAAGCACCTGGGAAAGCTGGAGCTGGCTCAGGAGCTGCGGGACATGGTGTTCAAGTGTGAGAAGCATGCCCACCTCTACCGCAAACTCATCACCAACATCCTGGGAGGCTGCATCCAG ATGGTGCTGGGCCAGATTGAAGACCACAGACGAACCCAACGGTCCATCAACATCCCTTTCTTTGATGTGTTCCTCAGATACTTATGCCAGG GCTCCAGTGTGGAAGTGAAGGAGGACAAGTGCTGGGAGAAGGTGGAGGTGTCCTCCAACCCACACCGGGCCAGCAAGCTGACGGACCACAACCCCAAGACCTACTGGGAGTCCAACGGCAGCGCCGGCTCCCACTACATCACCCTGCACATGCACCAGGGCGTCCTCATCAG gcAACTGACTCTGCTTGTGGCTAGCGAGGACTCGAGCTACATGCCGGCCCGAGTGGTGGTGTGTGGGGGTGATAGCACTAGCTCTCTTCACACGGAACTCAACTCG GTGAATGTGATGCCCTCTGCCAGCCGGGTGATCCTCCTGGAGAACCTGACCCGCTTCTGGCCCATCATCCAGATCCGCATAAAGCGCTGCCAGCAG GGTGGCATTGATACGCGCATTCGGGGGTTAGAGATCCTAGGCCCCAAGCCCACGTTCTGGCCAGTGTTCCGGGAGCAACTCTGTCGTCACACACGCCTCTTCTACATGGTTCGGGCACAGGCCTGGAGCCAGGACATGGCAGAGGACCGCAGGAGCCTCCTGCACCTGAGTTCTAG ACTGAACGGGGCCCTGCGCCAGGAGCAGAATTTTGCTGACCGCTTCCTCCCTGATGACGAGGCTGCCCAAGCTCTGGGCAAGACCTGCTGGGAGGCCCTGGTCAGCCCCGTGGTGCAGAACATCACCTCTCCCG ATGAGGATGGCGTTAGCCCCCTGGGTTGGCTGCTGGAACAGTACCTGGAGTGTCAGGAAGCTGTCTTCAACCCCCAGAGCCGCGGCCCAGCTTTCTTCTCGCGGGTGCGCCGTCTCACTCACCTGCTGGTGCATGTCGAGCCCTGCGAGGCACCCCCTCCTGTGGCGGCCACTCCTCGGCCCA AGGGCAGAAACAGAAGCCACGACTGGAGCTCCTTGGCTACCCGGGGCCTTTCAAGCAGCATCATGAGAAACCTGACGCGCTGTTGGCAAGCCGTGGTGGAGAAGCAG GTGAACAATTTTCTGACCTCATCCTGGCGGGATGATGACTTTGTGCCACGCTACTGTGAGCAATTTAATATTCTGCAGAACTCGAGCTCTGAACTGTTTGGGCCGCGGGCAGCCTTCTTGCTGGCGCTGCAGAATGGCTGTGCGGGAGCCTTGCTGAAGCTCCCTTTTCTCAAAGCTGCCCAT GTGAGTGAGCAGTTCGCCCGGCACATTGACCAGCAGATCCAGGGCAGCCGGATTGGTGGAGCCCAGGAAATGGAGAGGCTGGCACAGCTGCAGCAGTGCCTGCAAGCTGTCCTGATTTTCTCCGGCCTGGAGATAGCCACCACGTTTGAGCATTATTACCA GCACTACATGGCGGACCGTCTCCTGGGCGTGGTCTCGAGCTGGCTGGAGGGGGCCGTGCTGGAGCAGATTGGTCCCTGCTTCCCCAACCGCCTCCCCCAGCAGATGTTGCAGAGCCTGAGCACCTCTAAGGAGCTACAGCGCCAGTTCCACGTCTACCAGCTCCAGCGGCTGGATCAGGAACTCCTAAAGCTGGAggatacagagaagaaaatacag GTGGGCCATAGGGCCAGTGACAAGGAGTACAAGAGCGAGAAGGAAGAGGGAGCTGGGGCAGCAGCAGCGGTGGATGtgacagagggagaggaggaagaagaggagaatgaGGACCTCTACTATGAAGGGGCAATGCCAGAAGTGTCTGTGCTTGTCCTGTCCCGACACTGCTGGCCTGTTGCCTCAATCTGCCACACACTGAACCCCAGAACCTGCCTGCCCTCCTACCTGAGGGGCACTTTGAACAGATACTCCAACTTCTACAACAAGA GTCAGAGCCATCCTGCCCTCAAGCAAGGCTCACAGAGGCGACTGCAGTGGAcgtggctgggctgggctgagctgcAGTTTGGGAACCAGACCCTGCATGTGTCCACCGTGCAGATGTGGCTACTGCTGTATCTCAACGACCTGAAG GCGGTCTCTGTGGAGAGTCTGCTGGCGCTCTCAGGGCTCTCCGCAGACATGCTTAATGAGGCGATTGGGCCCCTCACCTCTTCAAGAGGCCCCCTGGACCTTCATGAGCAAAAGGATATACCAGGAG GGGTCCTCAAGATTCGAGATGACAGCAAGGAACCCAGGTCGAGATGGGACATTGTGCGGCTCATCCCACCTCAGACGTACCTGCAAGCTGAGGGTGAAGAGGGCCGGAACTTGGAGAAGAGACGGAATCTTCTGAACTGCCTCATCGTCCGAATCCTCAAGGCCCATGGGGATGAGGGGCTGCACATTGACCAGCTTGTCTGTCTG